A genomic window from Periophthalmus magnuspinnatus isolate fPerMag1 chromosome 16, fPerMag1.2.pri, whole genome shotgun sequence includes:
- the spaca6 gene encoding sperm acrosome associated 6 isoform X1, with product MDACFMRLDAIFNYNSQVIESARVGAGYDQQLNDIMDAEIQPILQDFYQTPNYVSGCYPPCGFQDAGAVYNCKTCKYDSCEFPLDCPVEEIKVMENTRIRMWCKVPFDLPSDFQAVWRFAEELNTQQLDEFKEVTAGVDTLFSIPSTSPHHQGTYQCEIYSDQRSIVRLYYYLSVTPQNEVGHTELQEIFDLSLLPGGSLLPTADLSRHSRPSAVLLGAYVSAVLLLLLLSLGYDKTILTKLHGHTLCIIVSRSNILSCFAVLCRTLYLLSTSEKRGDVETDAIGDPKC from the exons ATGGACGCCTGCTTCATGAGACTCGACGCCATTTTTAACTACAACAGTCAGGTGATCGAGTCGGCCAGAGTCG GAGCAGGCTATGATCAGCAGCTGAACGACATAATGGATGCAGAGATTCAGCCGATACTTCAGGATTTCTATCAGACACCTAATTACG TGTCTGGATGCTACCCTCCATGTG GTTTTCAGGATGCTGGCGCTGTGTATAATTGCAAGACATGCAAGTATGACTCGTGTGAGTTTCCCCTCGACTGCCCAG TTGAAGAAATTAAGGTAATGGAGAACACCAGGATCCGCATGTGGTGCAAAGTGCCGTTCGACTTGCCCAGTGACTTCCAGGCTGTGTGGAGGTTTGCAGAAGAG ttgaATACTCAGCAGCTGGATGAGTTCAAAGAGGTGACTGCTGGAGTGGACACGCTCTTCTCCATCCCTTCCACAAGCCCACACCACCAGGGCACCTACCAGTGTGAGATCTACTCCGACCAGCGCTCCATCGTCAGGCTCTACTATTACCTATCTG TGACCCCCCAGAATGAGGTTGGCCACACGGAGCTGCAGGAGATATTCGACCTGTCTTTGCTCCCAGGAGGGTCGTTACTCCCCACAGCCGACCTGTCCCGCCACAGCCGCCCCTCTGCAGTGCTGCTCGGTGCCTATGTTAGTGCtgtgctgctactgctgctcctgtctctggggTATGACAAAACCATTCTCACTAAATTACATGGACACACACTATGTATTATTGTCAGTAGATCTAATATTCTGTCATGCTTTGCTGTTCTCTGCAGGACTTTATATTTGTTGTCGACATCAGAGAAAAGAGGTGATGTGGAAACAGACGCAATAGGGGACCCCAAGTGTTAA
- the spaca6 gene encoding sperm acrosome associated 6 isoform X2, producing MDACFMRLDAIFNYNSQVIESARVGAGYDQQLNDIMDAEIQPILQDFYQTPNYDYVYEQRLQTAADNFVAAASQLPRVSGCYPPCGFQDAGAVYNCKTCKYDSCEFPLDCPVEEIKVMENTRIRMWCKVPFDLPSDFQAVWRFAEELNTQQLDEFKEVTAGVDTLFSIPSTSPHHQGTYQCEIYSDQRSIVRLYYYLSVTPQNEVGHTELQEIFDLSLLPGGSLLPTADLSRHSRPSAVLLGAYVSAVLLLLLLSLGTLYLLSTSEKRGDVETDAIGDPKC from the exons ATGGACGCCTGCTTCATGAGACTCGACGCCATTTTTAACTACAACAGTCAGGTGATCGAGTCGGCCAGAGTCG GAGCAGGCTATGATCAGCAGCTGAACGACATAATGGATGCAGAGATTCAGCCGATACTTCAGGATTTCTATCAGACACCTAATTACG ACTACGTGTACGAGCAGAGGTTACAGACAGCGGCAGACAATTTCGTTGCAGCAGCTTCACAACTGCCTAGAG TGTCTGGATGCTACCCTCCATGTG GTTTTCAGGATGCTGGCGCTGTGTATAATTGCAAGACATGCAAGTATGACTCGTGTGAGTTTCCCCTCGACTGCCCAG TTGAAGAAATTAAGGTAATGGAGAACACCAGGATCCGCATGTGGTGCAAAGTGCCGTTCGACTTGCCCAGTGACTTCCAGGCTGTGTGGAGGTTTGCAGAAGAG ttgaATACTCAGCAGCTGGATGAGTTCAAAGAGGTGACTGCTGGAGTGGACACGCTCTTCTCCATCCCTTCCACAAGCCCACACCACCAGGGCACCTACCAGTGTGAGATCTACTCCGACCAGCGCTCCATCGTCAGGCTCTACTATTACCTATCTG TGACCCCCCAGAATGAGGTTGGCCACACGGAGCTGCAGGAGATATTCGACCTGTCTTTGCTCCCAGGAGGGTCGTTACTCCCCACAGCCGACCTGTCCCGCCACAGCCGCCCCTCTGCAGTGCTGCTCGGTGCCTATGTTAGTGCtgtgctgctactgctgctcctgtctctggg GACTTTATATTTGTTGTCGACATCAGAGAAAAGAGGTGATGTGGAAACAGACGCAATAGGGGACCCCAAGTGTTAA